One part of the Sebastes fasciatus isolate fSebFas1 chromosome 8, fSebFas1.pri, whole genome shotgun sequence genome encodes these proteins:
- the ano11 gene encoding anoctamin-7 isoform X3, translating into MLRKGSEPLRGDRKVLLDLDYEGEAQTTDSYGSLQNGIFIPPRYFSAVADDEELEGDNPMYIHCNTRSEQPVPQQGNYFRDGRTKIDFVLVWEIRSRRKRRGKAHLAQWREKFVQNLESAGVLMEKEETSNEKKTIHFLKLSAPWDVMLYYAEELCLRAPLQAQPNLDLNTSARVMKRLCIPNVMEESVPNRPLDYYTCAFRKSKMSRFVGCDNHETYFTNTQRHRVVYEILARTVYGKRKRAEVGVERLVNEGVYTAAFPLHEGPFELPKYEIRPDELNQRQVIYHYWARWCKWYKYQPLDHIREYFGEKIALYFAWLGFYTAWLLPAAVVGTLVFVSGVMSMGSNTPAKDICNSGASYLMCPLCNTCKAWNMSDICTMAKLGYLFDHPGTVLFSVFMSFWAVTFLEYWKRKMATLAHHWDCMDFHEEEERPRPEFAAMAPTMEQNPVTGVKEPYFPEKTRLSRMFGGSMVIIMMLCVVMIFLVTVVMCRGIISLMMFRTGSPVLRTEATTIANISSSIVSLGLILLMGRVYTALAEQLTKWEMHRTQTQYDNSFIFKVFIFQFVNFYSSPFYVAFFKGRFVGYPTNYGTLFGMRNEDCGPGGCLIELAEQLFIIMVGKQLINNIQEFIIPKVTAWKQKRSLAKVMGDKASHEPQRWEEDYQLVECEGLFEEYLEMVLQFGFITIFVAAFPLAPLFALLNNWVEIRLDAHKFACEYRRPVAERAQNIGVWFNILEALSHLSVIANAFLIAFTSDFLPRLLYQFKFGIDLNGYVNFTLAYAPLNYTENPMCRYKAYRDDNGNYSLFFWELLAVRLSFIIAFEHVVFFVLRAIDWIVPDVPESLEVKIKRERYLAKQALAENQEALLVSRGRGAAPAPAPASPVTSSPGLEPLLGF; encoded by the exons ATGTTGAGGAAGGGCTCAGAGCCGTTGAGGGGAGACAGAAAGGTCCTCCTGGATCTGGACTATGAGGGTGAAGCACAGACCACAGACAGCTATGGGAGTCTGCAGAACGGGATCTTCATTCCGCCAAGATAT TTTTCAGCTGTAGCTGATGACGAAGAATTGGAAGGTGATAATCCCATGTATATTCACTGTAATACAAGAAGTGAGCAGCCGGTTCCACAGCAGGGGAACTACTTCAGAGATGGAAGAACCAAAATCG ACTTTGTGCTGGTGTGGGAGATCCGCTCGCGGAGGAAACGGCGAGGGAAGGCACACCTGGCACAGTGGAGGGAGAAGTTTGTTCAGAATCTGGAGAGCGCTGGAGTGCTCATGGAAAAG GAGGAAACGTcgaatgaaaagaaaacaatacattttctgAAGCTCAGTGCTCCTTGGGATGTGATGCTGTATTACGCTGAGGAACTCTGTCTGAGAGCTCCATTACAG GCGCAGCCAAATCTGGACTTAAACACATCTGCTCGGGTTATGAAAAGACTATGCATACCTAACGTGATGGAGGAGTCGGTGCCAAACAGGCCTCTAGACTATTACACATGTGCCTTTCGCAAGTCAAAGATGAGCAG GTTCGTTGGCTGTGACAACCATGAAACCTACTTCActaacacacagagacaccgTGTT GTGTATGAGATTCTTGCCAGGACGGTATACGGCAAAAGGAAGAGGGCTGAGGTTGGTGTGGAGAGACTGGTAAATGAAGGGGTGTACACAGCAGCTTTCCCCCTGCACGAG GGCCCCTTTGAGCTTCCAAAGTATGAGATTCGTCCTGACGAGCTGAACCAGAGGCAGGTTATTTACCACTACTGGGCCCGCTGGTGCAAATGGTACAAGTACCAACCATTGGACCACATCAGGGAGTACTTTGGAGAGAAGATCGCACTCTACTTTGCCTGGCTGG GTTTCTACACAGCGTGGCTGCTGCCAGCTGCAGTGGTTGGAACCCTGGTCTTTGTGTCTGGAGTCATGTCCATGGGTAGCAACACACCGGC TAAGGACATCTGTAACAGCGGAGCCAGTTATCTGATGTGTCCTCTCTGTAACACATGCAAGGCCTGGAACATGTCTGACATCTGCACCATGGCCAAG TTGGGCTACTTGTTTGACCACCCGGGTACGGTCCTCTTCAGTGTGTTCATGTCCTTCTGGGCCGTAACCTTCCTGGAGTACTGGAAGAGAAAGATGGCCACCCTGGCCCATCACTGGGACTGCATGGACTTCCATGAAGAAGAG GAGCGTCCTCGTCCAGAGTTTGCAGCCATGGCCCCGACGATGGAGCAAAACCCAGTGACTGGGGTGAAAGAGCCCTACTTTCCAGAGAAGACCAGGCTGTCCCGCATGTTCGGTGGCTCCATGGTCATCATTATGATG CTGTGTGTTGTGATGATCTTCCTGGTAACGGTGGTCATGTGCCGCGGTATCATCAGCCTGATGATGTTCCGTACGGGGAGCCCCGTCCTGCGTACAGAG GCAACGACCATAGCCAACATCTCCAGCAGTATTGTGAGTCTGGGCCTCATCCTGCTGATGGGCCGGGTCTACACTGCATTAGCAGAGCAGCTCACTAAATGGG AGATGCACAGAACACAAACCCAGTATGACAATTCCTTCATCTTCAAGGTGTTCATCTTCCAGTTTGTCAACTTCTACTCGTCCCCCTTCTACGTGGCTTTCTTTAAAGGAAG GTTTGTGGGTTACCCCACCAACTATGGGACCTTGTTTGGGATGAGGAATGAAGAC TGCGGTCCCGGGGGTTGTCTCATTGAACTGGCTGAGCAACTCTTCATCATCATGGTGGGAAAGCAACTCATCAACAACATTCAGGAGTTCATTATCCC GAAGGTGACGGCCTGGAAACAGAAGAGATCTCTGGCCAAGGTGATGGGAGATAAGGCATCCCATGAGCCTCAGCGCTGGGAGGAAGACTACCAGCTGGTGGAGTGTGAAGGCCTGTTTGAAGAGTACCTGGAGATGG TGCTCCAGTTTGGGTTCATCACCATCTTCGTGGCAGCGTTCCCCCTCGCTCCGCTCTTCGCCCTCCTCAACAACTGGGTGGAAATCCGTTTGGACGCCCACAAGTTTGCGTGCGAGTACCGCCGGCCGGTGGCTGAGCGCGCCCAGAACATCGGAGTCTGGTTCAACATACTGGAAGCCCTGTCGCACCTGTCCGTCATCGCCAAC GCTTTCCTCATCGCCTTCACGTCAGATTTCTTACCTCGTTTGCTCTACCAGTTCAAGTTCGGTATTGATCTCAATGGATACGTCAACTTCACCTTGGCTTACGCCCCACTTAACTACACTGAGAACCCCATGTGCAG ataTAAAGCGTACAGAGACGACAATGGAAACTACTCACTGTTCTTCTGGGAGCTTCTCGCCGTCAGACTTAGCTTTATCATCGCTTTTGAG CATGTGGTGTTCTTCGTGCTGCGAGCCATCGACTGGATCGTGCCCGATGTCCCCGAATCCCTGGAGGTGAAGATCAAGAGGGAGCGCTACCTGGCCAAGCAGGCTCTGGCCGAAAACCAGGAGGCCCTGTTGGTGAGTCGAGGCCGAGGGGCCGCCCCCGCCCCCGCCCCCGCCTCTCCAGTCACCTCCAGCCCAG GGCTTGAGCCACTCTTAGGGTTCTAG